The genomic DNA TTCTTCTGATACATTTACCATTGAAATCTCCTCCGAAAGAATATGTTCATCAGGCGATACGTGGCATAAAGCCGGGCTAAAAAAAGAAAATTACCGTTTTGGTGGATTGATTGCATCCTCAGGGGTCTTCACATCTGAACGGATGTGAGTCATGGGGAAGCAGTCATACATCTCACAGGCACAGGCAGGACATTTCCGTAAATCCTGTTCTGCCTCGGTAAATTCAAGTGCTTTACCACAATCAATACATACGTATTTTCCCGGGCCGACCTTTTCGCCAGCCTTGACCTTTTTTGCTTCGGTCACGGTT from Methanospirillum hungatei JF-1 includes the following:
- a CDS encoding zinc ribbon-containing protein encodes the protein MITDMVTTVTEAKKVKAGEKVGPGKYVCIDCGKALEFTEAEQDLRKCPACACEMYDCFPMTHIRSDVKTPEDAINPPKR